Proteins from a genomic interval of Oceanispirochaeta crateris:
- a CDS encoding RsmE family RNA methyltransferase, translating into MKQLLVETSLSQEESVTLTGKEYHYLCRVRRVKVGEVIELKDSSEKRYNCRILEIKEDSCLIEVGELIQSHIRPYDIHLYLCLCKGKKTDLMIRQATETGVRSITLLDSDFSQVKLKEESREDHKYERWRKIIKEAQQQSGSYINTMLNPLIKFKDLPEIQSDHTIGFFCHQEKLGPSQLADIGKGYNDIHMIIGSEGGLSSGEIEILKKKGYSSLFLGDNVLRAETASLFALAAIMTTMEIT; encoded by the coding sequence GTGAAACAACTTCTGGTAGAAACCTCTCTCAGTCAAGAAGAATCTGTGACCTTAACAGGCAAAGAATACCACTACCTCTGCCGTGTCAGACGTGTCAAAGTGGGAGAGGTCATTGAACTAAAGGATTCTTCAGAGAAGCGGTACAATTGTAGAATCTTGGAAATTAAGGAAGATTCTTGCCTTATTGAAGTAGGAGAATTAATACAATCTCATATAAGGCCCTATGACATACACCTCTATCTCTGCCTGTGCAAGGGTAAAAAAACGGATTTAATGATTCGCCAGGCCACTGAAACAGGGGTTAGAAGCATTACTCTTTTAGACAGTGACTTCTCACAGGTAAAGCTCAAAGAAGAAAGTAGAGAAGATCATAAATACGAACGTTGGCGTAAAATAATCAAGGAGGCACAACAACAAAGTGGTTCTTACATCAATACTATGTTGAATCCTCTCATTAAATTCAAAGATCTTCCTGAGATTCAATCAGATCATACTATTGGATTTTTCTGTCACCAGGAAAAACTGGGACCTAGCCAATTGGCAGACATAGGAAAAGGATATAATGATATTCATATGATTATTGGATCTGAAGGAGGATTATCTTCTGGAGAAATTGAAATTTTGAAAAAGAAAGGCTATTCTTCTCTTTTCCTGGGAGATAACGTTCTACGTGCCGAGACAGCCAGTC